Proteins found in one Gammaproteobacteria bacterium genomic segment:
- the hemL gene encoding glutamate-1-semialdehyde 2,1-aminomutase has product MESTQMLFEEAQKYIPGGVNSPVRAFKAVGGNPVFINRASGAYVYNTNDKQYIDYVGSWGPMILGHAHPTVIQAVKEAVVDGLSFGAPTILETEMAKLVCELVPSMEQVRMVSSGTEATMSAIRLARGYTGRDKILKFEGCYHGHADSLLVKAGSGALTFGTPSSPGVPADLAAHTLTLPFNDLEAVEKLFDDCGDEIACIIVEPVAGNMNCVLPVDGFLQGLRSITQRHESLLIFDEVMTGFRVALGGAQEYFNVMPDLTTLGKVIGGGMPVGAFGGAKKIMDHLAPNGPVYQAGTLSGNPIAMTAGIVTLNLIQEKDFYKELSKKTKQLAQGLVMRADEQGIPLSVNCAGGMFGFFFTNEKKVTTFKQVSNCNLDHFNQFFQIMLDHGVYFAPSSYEAGFVSAAHSIDDINLTLTKAAVAFGSL; this is encoded by the coding sequence ATGGAATCTACACAGATGCTATTTGAAGAAGCTCAGAAATATATACCAGGAGGCGTAAATTCTCCCGTTCGCGCATTCAAAGCGGTGGGTGGTAATCCTGTTTTTATCAATCGCGCTTCAGGAGCTTATGTGTATAACACCAATGACAAGCAATACATTGATTATGTAGGTTCATGGGGACCAATGATATTAGGTCATGCACACCCCACTGTCATTCAAGCAGTTAAAGAAGCGGTAGTTGATGGTTTGAGCTTTGGCGCACCCACCATTTTAGAAACTGAAATGGCCAAGTTAGTTTGCGAGCTTGTGCCTTCAATGGAACAAGTGCGCATGGTTAGCTCTGGCACTGAAGCTACTATGAGCGCAATTCGTTTAGCACGCGGTTATACTGGACGAGATAAAATCTTAAAGTTTGAAGGCTGCTACCACGGCCATGCTGACTCGCTATTAGTCAAAGCCGGATCAGGCGCATTAACATTTGGCACGCCAAGCTCACCAGGAGTGCCTGCAGATCTTGCAGCACATACATTAACACTACCCTTCAATGATCTTGAAGCAGTTGAAAAGCTATTTGATGATTGCGGCGATGAAATTGCTTGTATAATTGTAGAACCAGTTGCCGGTAATATGAATTGTGTTCTACCTGTCGACGGTTTTTTACAAGGCTTACGTAGCATTACTCAACGCCATGAAAGTTTACTTATTTTCGATGAAGTCATGACTGGCTTTCGCGTTGCATTGGGCGGTGCACAAGAATATTTTAATGTAATGCCAGACTTAACTACTTTAGGCAAAGTGATTGGCGGCGGCATGCCTGTGGGTGCCTTTGGTGGAGCTAAAAAGATCATGGATCATCTAGCTCCTAATGGACCAGTGTATCAAGCTGGTACGTTATCAGGCAATCCCATTGCTATGACTGCTGGCATTGTGACGTTAAATTTAATTCAAGAAAAAGACTTTTATAAAGAACTATCCAAGAAGACAAAACAACTTGCCCAGGGATTAGTAATGCGCGCTGATGAACAAGGCATCCCACTTAGCGTTAATTGTGCTGGAGGTATGTTTGGGTTCTTTTTCACGAATGAGAAAAAAGTAACTACGTTTAAACAAGTATCTAATTGTAATTTAGATCACTTCAATCAATTTTTCCAAATCATGTTAGATCACGGTGTTTATTTTGCGCCTTCTTCTTACGAGGCTGGATTTGTCTCTGCGGCACATAGCATTGACGACATCAATCTTACATTAACTAAAGCCGCTGTCGCCTTTGGTTCTTTATAA
- a CDS encoding DNA-binding domain-containing protein, translating into MLSKLQQQFWGALTQYDNAIIASISSQGKLSADDRVEIYRTNVRSSHVSVLMSVYAVCEKILGSDYFKQIAINYYKRYPSSSYDLNDYGHKFPSYLKQLLMQRSELVDFQYLSDLAQLEWKIQKVYFSADNVLLDMAEFQKSCVNEAGDMKFSLQAGIDIQYSEFPIAELWEIHQTSTVAQQIEITNKSEHICIYRDGLQVVLKKIDEDLFSVISAIQDNKSLSEIADIFIDGNRLNTALEKLIKNQWLRH; encoded by the coding sequence ATGTTATCTAAACTTCAACAACAATTCTGGGGTGCTCTGACTCAATATGATAATGCAATTATTGCCTCAATAAGCAGTCAAGGCAAATTGAGCGCAGATGATCGGGTTGAAATTTATCGTACTAATGTAAGGTCCTCACATGTGTCAGTACTTATGAGCGTATATGCAGTATGTGAAAAAATCCTTGGGAGTGATTACTTTAAACAGATTGCAATTAACTATTACAAACGATACCCGTCTAGCAGTTATGACTTAAATGATTACGGGCATAAATTTCCCAGCTATCTCAAACAGTTGTTAATGCAAAGATCTGAATTGGTAGATTTCCAATATCTTTCTGATTTGGCGCAACTGGAATGGAAAATACAAAAAGTATATTTTTCAGCAGACAATGTATTATTAGACATGGCTGAATTTCAAAAATCATGCGTAAATGAAGCTGGCGACATGAAATTTTCTTTGCAAGCTGGCATAGATATTCAATATTCTGAGTTTCCTATCGCTGAGTTATGGGAAATTCATCAAACGTCTACTGTTGCCCAGCAGATTGAAATCACCAATAAAAGTGAACACATTTGTATATATCGAGATGGGCTTCAAGTGGTATTAAAAAAGATAGATGAGGATTTATTTAGTGTGATTTCGGCTATACAAGATAACAAGTCATTATCAGAAATCGCTGATATATTTATAGATGGCAATCGTTTAAATACAGCACTAGAAAAACTGATTAAAAATCAGTGGCTGAGGCATTAA
- the thiE gene encoding thiamine phosphate synthase: protein MRQTPLEGLYVLTDNQHYAHQEWAERVELAILGGAEVIQLRDKQLSDDALIPTALLLKQICADYGVIFIVNDRIKLAKQIHADGVHIGQHDLTLREARDYLGDDYLIGVSCYKHMFSALQAQKLGADYVAFGSMFTSQTKKNAPRCPLSIISQAQYLLDIPICAIGGITANNCHYALDAGADLIATTHSVFNANDPMSAANKLNHQVIMRR from the coding sequence ATGCGACAAACACCTCTAGAAGGGCTATACGTCCTCACTGATAACCAACATTATGCTCATCAAGAATGGGCTGAGCGTGTGGAGTTAGCGATTCTAGGAGGTGCTGAGGTTATTCAATTACGTGACAAACAGCTTAGCGACGATGCATTAATTCCTACAGCATTACTACTTAAGCAAATATGTGCGGACTATGGAGTGATATTTATCGTAAATGATCGAATAAAGCTTGCCAAACAAATACATGCCGATGGCGTGCATATTGGCCAACACGATCTAACGTTGCGTGAAGCACGCGACTATTTAGGTGACGATTATTTGATTGGCGTCTCGTGTTATAAGCATATGTTTTCTGCATTGCAGGCACAAAAATTAGGCGCCGACTATGTGGCATTTGGTAGCATGTTCACTTCACAAACCAAGAAAAATGCCCCACGATGTCCACTATCGATCATTTCTCAAGCGCAATATTTATTAGACATACCTATTTGTGCCATTGGAGGAATTACAGCCAACAATTGCCATTATGCGCTAGATGCTGGCGCTGATCTTATTGCCACAACTCATTCGGTTTTTAATGCAAACGATCCAATGTCTGCCGCAAACAAACTCAATCATCAGGTTATAATGCGACGCTGA
- a CDS encoding sigma-70 family RNA polymerase sigma factor — protein MFNADQLNSLYRYCFSLTGEEHESYDLLQTGIEKFLNIDNGKVENKSAYIKRIIRNHYIDECRKRSKVDEEQFDETVTYVDMNTDSLEKIVASQYQLEAVWQQLTVSEREIMYFWAVEGYTTDELADFLELPRGTLLSKIHRLRKRLEKQFDESNREVAS, from the coding sequence ATGTTCAATGCTGATCAGCTAAATAGTTTGTATCGATACTGTTTTTCTTTAACTGGCGAAGAGCATGAATCATATGATCTATTACAGACTGGTATTGAGAAATTTTTAAATATTGACAACGGCAAGGTAGAGAATAAGTCAGCTTATATAAAAAGAATTATTCGTAATCACTATATCGATGAATGTAGGAAACGATCAAAAGTAGATGAAGAGCAATTTGATGAAACAGTGACTTATGTTGATATGAATACTGACTCGCTTGAAAAAATTGTTGCTTCACAATATCAGCTAGAAGCAGTTTGGCAGCAGTTAACAGTCTCAGAGCGCGAAATCATGTATTTTTGGGCGGTAGAAGGTTACACAACAGATGAATTAGCAGATTTCTTGGAACTGCCGCGAGGTACGCTGCTATCTAAAATTCATCGTTTAAGAAAGCGACTTGAAAAACAATTTGATGAGTCGAATAGGGAAGTAGCATCATGA
- a CDS encoding DUF3012 domain-containing protein — protein MKNSLLIAIAMFILISCSAEVGSERWCNNLDSKAKGDWTMNEAKDYAKHCLFKTGQ, from the coding sequence ATGAAAAATTCATTATTAATAGCGATTGCTATGTTTATACTTATATCTTGTAGTGCAGAAGTCGGTAGTGAGAGGTGGTGTAATAATCTTGATTCTAAGGCAAAAGGTGATTGGACCATGAATGAAGCTAAAGACTATGCTAAGCATTGCCTATTTAAGACTGGGCAGTAA
- a CDS encoding rubredoxin has protein sequence MCVICGWIYDEEKGAPDDGLEPGTKWDDIPMNWQCPECGAIKDDFEMVEIA, from the coding sequence ATGTGTGTTATTTGTGGTTGGATTTATGATGAAGAAAAAGGAGCGCCCGACGATGGCCTAGAACCCGGTACAAAATGGGATGATATACCTATGAATTGGCAATGCCCTGAATGTGGCGCAATTAAGGATGATTTTGAAATGGTTGAAATAGCATAG
- a CDS encoding carbohydrate kinase family protein gives MTALICGSFAYDNIMVFQDQFKNHILPDKVHILNVCFLVPDMRREFGGTAGNIAYNLHLIGGDGKPMGTVGRDFAPYAEWMNKTGVSQDYITPLNDSYTAQAFITTDLDDNQITAFHPGAMNFAHSVKIPSNDGISLGLISPDGRDAMIQHAEQFADANIPFIFDPGQGLPMFEGSDLKTFIDQATYVTVNDYESQLMQERTSLSEGEIAERVEALIVTRGAEGSTVYSNGKKISIPVVAVNELKDPTGCGDAYRAGLIYGIMNDMDWETTCRIASLLGAIKIQHHGTQNHSFSLAEFKDRFKEEFNREL, from the coding sequence ATGACGGCACTTATCTGTGGTTCGTTCGCATATGACAACATTATGGTCTTTCAAGATCAATTTAAAAATCATATCTTGCCGGATAAAGTACATATTCTAAATGTATGTTTCTTGGTACCAGATATGCGTCGTGAGTTTGGTGGCACCGCGGGCAACATCGCCTATAATTTACACTTAATAGGAGGTGATGGTAAACCGATGGGAACCGTAGGTAGAGACTTTGCACCATATGCCGAATGGATGAATAAAACAGGTGTTAGTCAAGATTACATTACACCATTAAACGACTCCTATACTGCGCAAGCATTTATCACTACTGACTTAGATGATAATCAGATCACTGCATTTCACCCAGGCGCAATGAATTTTGCACATAGCGTTAAAATTCCAAGTAATGATGGTATTAGTTTAGGTTTAATATCACCTGATGGACGCGATGCAATGATCCAACATGCAGAACAATTTGCTGATGCTAACATCCCATTTATTTTTGATCCAGGACAAGGCTTGCCAATGTTTGAAGGCAGTGATTTAAAAACATTCATTGATCAAGCTACCTATGTCACTGTTAATGATTATGAATCACAACTTATGCAAGAACGTACAAGTTTATCAGAAGGTGAAATTGCTGAACGCGTAGAAGCACTAATTGTGACGCGCGGCGCAGAAGGCTCAACAGTTTATTCAAATGGAAAGAAAATTAGCATTCCAGTTGTCGCTGTAAATGAGCTTAAAGACCCTACCGGCTGCGGTGATGCTTATCGAGCAGGGTTAATCTACGGAATAATGAATGACATGGATTGGGAAACAACATGTCGTATTGCGTCATTGTTAGGTGCAATTAAAATTCAGCATCATGGCACTCAAAATCATTCCTTCTCTCTCGCTGAATTCAAAGATCGGTTCAAAGAAGAATTTAATCGTGAACTTTAA
- a CDS encoding DUF2282 domain-containing protein, translated as MKKKIVVDSAIATILSVGMLAATQAHAVPDQPKEWEKCAGIAKAGKNDCGSLDGKHGCAGQATVDNADTEWVYVPGGTCAKITGGVVAKVKPAK; from the coding sequence ATGAAGAAAAAAATCGTTGTAGATTCAGCTATTGCTACTATCCTTTCAGTAGGCATGCTTGCAGCAACCCAAGCTCATGCAGTACCAGATCAGCCTAAAGAGTGGGAAAAATGTGCAGGTATTGCTAAAGCAGGAAAGAATGACTGTGGATCTTTAGATGGCAAACATGGTTGTGCAGGCCAGGCGACAGTTGATAACGCTGATACTGAATGGGTTTATGTTCCAGGAGGTACTTGTGCAAAAATTACTGGCGGTGTTGTAGCTAAAGTGAAACCTGCTAAGTAA
- a CDS encoding hydroxymethylpyrimidine/phosphomethylpyrimidine kinase has protein sequence MQAQNLRPPILCFSGLDPSGGAGLQADIEAISSCGGHTLPIASCLTVQNSVQAFSVSAIDSSIIQQQASVLLDDLQVASCKIGVVPNEAVAFTIANILAQLPEVPVVFDPVFSASHGTDFSNMDTINAIRESLFPLTTVITPNFKELNTITDDSCGVTTQARSLCELGPKYVLVTGADNDTEQVQNRLFSQEGMQAQYDWPRLPHMYHGSGCTLSSSIACYLGLGLDMHTAVEKAQHFTWQSLKDAQAIGSGQWIPKRIR, from the coding sequence ATGCAAGCACAAAATTTGCGCCCGCCGATTCTATGCTTTAGCGGTCTTGACCCTTCTGGGGGCGCAGGCCTCCAAGCAGATATTGAAGCCATTTCCAGTTGTGGCGGCCACACATTACCAATTGCGAGTTGTCTAACTGTACAGAACTCTGTACAAGCATTCTCTGTTAGCGCAATTGATTCATCCATCATTCAGCAACAAGCCTCTGTCTTACTTGATGATTTACAAGTTGCCAGTTGTAAAATTGGTGTAGTACCTAACGAAGCAGTCGCATTTACTATTGCTAATATACTTGCACAACTCCCTGAAGTACCCGTGGTTTTTGATCCGGTGTTTTCAGCAAGTCATGGAACCGATTTTAGCAATATGGATACCATTAACGCTATTAGAGAATCTTTATTTCCGTTGACTACAGTTATCACACCTAACTTCAAAGAATTGAATACAATCACTGATGATAGTTGCGGTGTCACTACACAAGCAAGATCACTATGCGAACTTGGACCTAAATACGTCCTAGTCACTGGTGCTGACAATGATACTGAGCAAGTGCAAAATAGATTATTCAGTCAAGAGGGCATGCAAGCGCAATATGATTGGCCGCGCTTACCCCATATGTACCATGGTAGCGGTTGCACACTTAGTAGCTCTATTGCCTGTTATCTCGGATTAGGATTAGATATGCATACCGCAGTGGAAAAAGCACAACATTTTACTTGGCAATCTTTAAAAGATGCACAAGCTATTGGAAGCGGTCAATGGATCCCTAAACGCATCCGTTAA